Proteins from one Parvibaculum lavamentivorans DS-1 genomic window:
- a CDS encoding conjugative transfer ATPase encodes MRWKLSWPKLAASSAGDEEQPDGWKRHVEALRQAGIPEPGSAVRGRRSATVADEQALYDVAPSFVELLPWVEFLPESKAMLLEDGQSVAAFYELVPLGTEGREPGWLAHARDALENALQDSFDELDEHPWVLQLYAQDEASFDQYMQTLRDYVQPRARDTAFTEFYLRFFGHHLRAVAKPGGLFEDTVVTRLRWRGQSRRVRMVVYRRSSGQASRRGQTPEQMLNIVCDRLCGGLANAGIQARRMVATDVHDWLLRWFNPNPALLGPAVEDRERFYALARYPDETEDGEIELASGRDFSQRLFFGQPRSDVARGTWTFDGMPHRVLITDRLRMPPGAGHLTGETRKGDAINTLFDQMPEDTLMCLTMVATPQDVLESDLNHLAKKAVGETLASEQTLKDVHEARSLIGSAHKLYRGTLAFYLRGRDEAELNRRGLDLANVMLNAGLQPVREDDEVAPLNSYLRWLPCCYNPSQDRRKWYTQLMFAQHAANLSPVWGRAQGTGHPGITMFNRGGGPITFDPLNRLDRQMNAHLFLFGPTGSGKSATLNNLLNQVTAIYRPRLFIVEAGNSFGLFSEFARRLGLTVNRVKLAPGSGVTLAPFADARRLIETPSDVQTLDADALDEELPPDASAMEPDEQRDVLGELEITARLMITGGEDKEEARMTRADRSLIRQCILDAAERCVAKRRTVLTRDVRDALRARGNDSTLPEMRRVRLLEMADAMDMFCQGTDGEMFDRDGSPWPEADITLVDLATYAREGYNAQLSIAYISLISTVNNIAERDQYLGRPIVNVTDEGHIITKNPLLAPYVVKITKMWRKLGAWFWLATQNIDDLPRAAEPMLNMIEWWICLSMPPDEVEKIARFRELSPAQKALMLSARKEAGKFTEGVILSKSMEVLFRAVPPSLYLALAQTEPEEKAERYQLMQQYGITELEAAFKVAENIDQARGIESPALDLPQ; translated from the coding sequence ATGCGCTGGAAACTCTCTTGGCCGAAGCTGGCCGCATCCAGTGCTGGCGATGAAGAGCAACCGGACGGCTGGAAGCGCCATGTTGAGGCCTTGCGCCAGGCCGGTATTCCCGAACCCGGCTCGGCGGTCCGCGGGCGCAGGTCGGCAACGGTGGCCGACGAGCAGGCGCTGTACGACGTCGCGCCTTCGTTCGTGGAACTGCTGCCTTGGGTGGAGTTCCTGCCCGAGTCGAAGGCCATGCTGCTGGAGGACGGGCAATCGGTCGCGGCCTTCTACGAGTTGGTGCCGCTGGGCACCGAGGGCCGGGAACCCGGCTGGCTCGCACATGCCCGGGATGCCCTGGAGAATGCGCTGCAAGACAGCTTCGATGAATTGGACGAGCACCCCTGGGTACTCCAGCTCTACGCCCAGGACGAGGCCAGCTTCGACCAGTACATGCAGACCCTGCGCGACTACGTGCAGCCGCGCGCACGCGATACAGCTTTCACCGAGTTCTACCTGCGCTTTTTCGGTCATCACCTGCGCGCGGTGGCCAAGCCGGGTGGCCTGTTCGAGGACACCGTGGTCACGCGCCTGCGCTGGCGCGGCCAAAGCCGGCGTGTACGGATGGTGGTCTATCGGCGTTCCAGCGGACAGGCGAGCCGCCGTGGCCAGACGCCGGAGCAGATGCTCAATATCGTCTGCGATCGCCTGTGTGGTGGCTTGGCCAACGCCGGTATTCAGGCCCGGCGTATGGTCGCAACCGACGTTCACGACTGGCTGCTGCGGTGGTTCAACCCCAATCCCGCGTTGCTCGGGCCTGCGGTCGAGGACCGCGAGCGCTTCTATGCGTTGGCACGCTATCCCGATGAGACCGAAGACGGCGAGATCGAACTGGCGAGCGGACGGGATTTCAGCCAACGGTTGTTCTTTGGGCAACCGCGCTCCGACGTAGCGCGCGGTACCTGGACCTTCGACGGCATGCCGCACCGCGTGCTGATCACCGACCGGCTACGGATGCCACCCGGCGCCGGGCATCTGACCGGAGAGACCCGCAAGGGCGATGCGATCAACACGCTGTTCGACCAGATGCCCGAAGACACCTTGATGTGCCTGACGATGGTCGCCACACCGCAGGATGTCCTCGAATCGGATTTGAATCACCTGGCGAAGAAGGCCGTGGGCGAAACCCTGGCATCCGAGCAGACGCTCAAGGATGTGCACGAGGCCCGTTCGCTCATCGGCAGCGCGCACAAGCTCTACCGGGGCACGCTGGCGTTCTACCTGCGCGGGCGTGACGAAGCCGAGCTGAACCGTCGCGGGCTGGATCTGGCGAACGTGATGCTCAACGCCGGCTTGCAGCCGGTGCGCGAGGACGACGAGGTGGCGCCGCTCAACAGCTACCTGCGCTGGCTGCCGTGCTGCTACAACCCCAGCCAAGACCGGCGCAAGTGGTACACGCAACTCATGTTCGCCCAGCACGCGGCGAATCTGTCGCCGGTATGGGGCCGTGCTCAGGGCACCGGGCACCCCGGCATCACGATGTTCAACCGCGGCGGCGGCCCGATCACTTTCGACCCGCTCAACCGCCTGGACCGACAGATGAATGCCCATCTGTTCCTGTTCGGCCCAACCGGCTCGGGCAAAAGCGCCACGCTCAACAACCTGCTGAACCAGGTCACGGCCATCTACCGGCCGCGGCTCTTCATCGTGGAGGCTGGCAACAGCTTCGGTTTGTTCAGCGAATTTGCCAGGCGTTTGGGTCTGACGGTCAACCGCGTGAAGCTGGCCCCTGGCTCGGGCGTGACCCTGGCGCCGTTTGCCGATGCGCGCCGGCTGATCGAGACACCCAGCGACGTGCAAACGCTCGATGCCGATGCGCTGGACGAAGAGCTGCCACCCGATGCCTCGGCCATGGAGCCGGACGAGCAACGCGACGTACTGGGCGAGTTGGAGATCACCGCGCGGTTGATGATCACAGGTGGGGAAGACAAGGAAGAAGCCCGCATGACGCGGGCCGACCGCTCGCTGATCCGCCAGTGCATTCTGGATGCTGCCGAGCGCTGCGTGGCCAAGAGGCGCACGGTGCTCACGCGTGATGTGCGTGATGCGTTGCGCGCGCGGGGCAACGACAGCACGCTGCCAGAGATGCGGCGCGTGCGGCTGCTGGAGATGGCGGACGCAATGGACATGTTCTGCCAGGGCACGGATGGCGAGATGTTCGATCGGGACGGTTCCCCTTGGCCCGAGGCCGACATCACTCTGGTGGATCTCGCGACCTATGCTCGCGAGGGCTACAACGCGCAGCTCTCCATCGCGTACATCAGCCTGATCAGCACGGTGAACAACATCGCCGAGCGCGACCAGTATCTGGGCCGACCGATCGTCAATGTGACCGACGAAGGCCACATCATCACCAAGAACCCGTTGCTCGCGCCCTACGTCGTGAAGATCACGAAGATGTGGCGCAAGTTGGGCGCGTGGTTCTGGCTCGCGACGCAGAACATTGACGATCTGCCCCGTGCCGCAGAACCCATGCTCAACATGATCGAGTGGTGGATCTGCCTGTCGATGCCGCCGGACGAGGTGGAGAAGATCGCGCGCTTTCGCGAACTCTCGCCCGCGCAGAAGGCGTTGATGCTTTCCGCACGCAAGGAAGCAGGGAAATTCACCGAAGGCGTGATCCTGTCGAAGTCGATGGAGGTGCTGTTTCGGGCCGTACCGCCAAGCCTCTACCTCGCACTCGCGCAGACCGAACCCGAGGAGAAGGCCGAACGCTACCAGCTCATGCAGCAGTACGGCATCACCGAACTGGAGGCGGCCTTCAAGGTGGCCGAGAACATCGACCAGGCACGCGGCATCGAGTCGCCGGCCCTGGACCTGCCGCAATAG
- a CDS encoding DsbA family protein: protein MEPKRPFIPMQVQAFRRHRSRKRWIWVSAATLVALLLIWLVFQSSGESLTQSSAPHSAAQAAGPPWQMGNQDGRFTLTLYADLECPFCRDYFPRLKQWVGANTDVALQWHHQPLAAHEPAASAEARLAECAAEVGGQAAFWRAIEWVYAHTRSDGQGLPDGLSYPDLTPAIEHCLASKRPDAVIRAQAEEATKGGVTATPSIRLHDRQTGQAILLQGPIEGDSLLSAMDMLSADDSAAAPTTEMPADVVGDMPR, encoded by the coding sequence ATGGAGCCGAAACGTCCCTTCATTCCGATGCAAGTGCAGGCGTTCCGTCGCCATCGCTCGCGGAAGCGCTGGATCTGGGTCTCGGCCGCTACGCTGGTCGCGCTACTGCTGATCTGGCTCGTGTTCCAGTCGTCCGGCGAATCCTTAACGCAGTCGTCCGCCCCGCACAGCGCTGCGCAGGCGGCGGGGCCGCCGTGGCAGATGGGCAACCAGGACGGCCGCTTTACGCTGACGCTCTATGCCGACCTGGAATGCCCGTTCTGCCGGGATTATTTTCCGAGGCTCAAGCAGTGGGTGGGAGCCAATACCGACGTTGCCTTGCAATGGCATCACCAGCCGCTGGCCGCGCATGAGCCGGCCGCGTCCGCCGAAGCACGCCTGGCCGAATGCGCCGCTGAGGTCGGCGGGCAAGCTGCCTTCTGGCGGGCCATCGAATGGGTCTATGCCCATACACGCAGCGACGGCCAGGGCTTGCCCGACGGCCTGAGCTATCCAGACCTTACGCCCGCCATCGAGCACTGTCTGGCAAGCAAGCGGCCGGATGCGGTGATCCGCGCCCAGGCCGAGGAAGCCACGAAGGGCGGCGTGACCGCCACGCCATCTATCCGGCTGCATGATCGCCAGACCGGTCAGGCAATCCTACTGCAAGGGCCGATCGAGGGCGACTCCTTGCTTTCGGCCATGGACATGCTGTCGGCTGACGACTCGGCCGCCGCACCGACCACCGAAATGCCTGCCGACGTTGTCGGCGACATGCCCAGGTAG
- a CDS encoding JAB domain-containing protein, producing MSFVVNDSCVESLSVVAAQHEDWIIQQAIALLEQRVFKAGPRLDRPAAVRDYLRLKLVAEPNEVFVVVFMDSLHQVLAYEPMFRGTINSATVHARVIVQRALELNAAAVILSHQHPSGATEPSSADRALTQQLQAALALIDVRVLDHIIVGQGIPYSFAEHGLL from the coding sequence ATGTCTTTCGTCGTCAATGACTCCTGCGTGGAGTCGCTTTCCGTCGTCGCAGCCCAGCACGAAGACTGGATCATCCAGCAAGCCATCGCGCTGCTGGAACAGCGGGTTTTCAAAGCCGGCCCCCGGCTCGACCGGCCAGCAGCCGTGCGGGACTACCTGCGTCTGAAACTGGTCGCCGAGCCCAACGAAGTATTCGTCGTTGTGTTCATGGACAGCCTGCACCAGGTGCTGGCCTACGAGCCGATGTTCAGAGGCACGATCAATTCGGCCACGGTGCACGCGCGTGTCATCGTGCAGCGTGCTTTGGAGCTGAATGCCGCCGCGGTCATTCTTTCGCACCAGCATCCCTCGGGAGCCACTGAGCCGTCGAGCGCCGACCGCGCGCTGACCCAGCAACTGCAGGCCGCGCTGGCGCTGATCGATGTTCGGGTACTGGATCACATCATCGTCGGCCAGGGAATTCCGTACTCCTTCGCGGAGCACGGCCTGCTGTAG
- a CDS encoding TIGR03757 family integrating conjugative element protein, producing MGVFSPATFAADVLVITDSRHPVKTMGGERLIELDEAYRIEAELSAELPAEPEQATALVKRRLNSGGTDLQRRIASAYQGVADAWSLGITSIPAVVVDQRYVVYGEPDVARAVARIEQHRRAQP from the coding sequence TTGGGTGTCTTCAGTCCGGCCACATTCGCTGCCGATGTGCTGGTCATCACCGACAGCCGCCATCCGGTCAAGACCATGGGCGGCGAGCGGCTGATCGAGCTGGACGAAGCGTACCGGATTGAAGCGGAGCTTTCTGCGGAACTGCCCGCCGAACCCGAACAGGCGACCGCCCTCGTCAAGCGTCGGCTGAACAGCGGCGGCACCGACCTCCAACGCCGCATCGCTTCCGCCTACCAGGGCGTTGCCGACGCATGGAGCCTGGGCATCACCAGCATCCCGGCCGTCGTGGTGGATCAACGCTACGTCGTCTATGGCGAACCCGATGTGGCCCGCGCTGTCGCGCGCATCGAGCAGCACCGGAGGGCCCAGCCGTGA
- a CDS encoding TIGR03756 family integrating conjugative element protein: MTRPFDLMRRLRAGVASVLLLSATGSYALNTATIVGSVASPDCLEYRVVGICYWLYCTWTGCTVRTSVKVRHYIPDAVVSSYSNTGENPWAEVRAMSTPNPSAQAGGDGTTNEDHENNLAKFKNADVIGHPGVEVFNQFVSSSGYFCEGAGTAFMPYLLSTLDTLAWRYNVPEMAYPEALIPGTREIGVRSTLNLWGNVYPRGGFLHQTDDHKAGAVVAQRAGDVVTRRGQLHVYQPLLANARDGYWPAGELVEGDASTGKWQELTPVLSSSCSVFPRNGSLTQAQQGDYAWALWRPYACCERRGQVFLGSVDFL; the protein is encoded by the coding sequence GTGACCCGCCCATTCGACCTGATGCGCCGCTTGCGTGCTGGCGTGGCATCCGTGCTGCTGCTCAGCGCCACGGGCAGCTATGCGCTCAACACCGCAACCATCGTCGGCTCGGTGGCATCGCCAGACTGCCTCGAATACCGCGTCGTCGGGATCTGCTACTGGCTGTACTGCACCTGGACCGGCTGCACGGTGCGCACGTCGGTCAAAGTGCGCCACTACATCCCGGATGCGGTCGTCTCCAGCTACAGCAATACCGGAGAAAACCCCTGGGCCGAGGTTCGGGCGATGAGCACGCCCAATCCTTCAGCTCAGGCCGGTGGTGACGGCACCACCAACGAAGACCACGAGAACAACCTCGCCAAATTCAAGAACGCGGATGTCATCGGGCATCCCGGCGTCGAGGTATTCAACCAGTTCGTCTCCTCATCGGGCTACTTCTGCGAGGGCGCGGGCACGGCGTTCATGCCGTATCTGCTCAGCACCTTGGACACGCTGGCCTGGCGCTACAACGTGCCCGAGATGGCCTACCCGGAGGCACTGATCCCCGGGACGCGCGAGATCGGCGTGCGCTCGACGTTGAACCTCTGGGGCAACGTGTATCCGCGCGGCGGCTTCCTGCATCAGACAGACGACCACAAGGCTGGTGCCGTGGTGGCCCAGCGTGCGGGCGATGTCGTCACTCGCCGCGGGCAGTTGCACGTGTACCAGCCGCTGCTCGCCAACGCCCGTGATGGCTACTGGCCGGCTGGCGAGCTGGTCGAAGGCGACGCCTCGACGGGCAAGTGGCAGGAACTCACACCCGTCCTGTCATCGTCATGCTCGGTCTTCCCGCGCAACGGCTCCCTGACACAGGCCCAGCAAGGCGATTACGCGTGGGCGCTGTGGCGGCCCTATGCGTGCTGTGAACGCCGTGGGCAGGTGTTTCTTGGCAGCGTTGATTTCCTCTGA
- a CDS encoding integrating conjugative element protein: MKRPEPTNLSTRAYRLLRPTALAGALALGCGLAWAQAGYQNSGPVVGDDVMYSIGGGSAVSMGRAAGMRSIGVGVGWNSNLICGDMSLQTTLRNQLNGITNGFQQIMGNVIQSATSAVASLPALIIQRADPGLYNLLTNGVLQARLDFDRSKLTCRAMAEKMAEMAGGQLGWSQMAEGMALRDAVSSTDAVSAIEQAETRRGNDGVPWVGGSNAGGAGQPAIRVVGDVTRAGYNLVNGRGVTDTSSIASASCVSLSCQTWTSPQQAIEWATRVLGEQEQRTCDACTKTETVPGVGLTPLIQEEYEVKLETLQELISGTRNTTFENLREAGSTSLPITRGVIEALRDEPDQDLLARRLASEVALSSVLEKALLLQRTLLTGKKEPNVAANQLAVEAVNHESDTLDREIRNLKTELELRRELANNSPMAIIQRHGTRAAGSRGVYEGDPVPDRLDQLQKGNPGGRP; this comes from the coding sequence ATGAAGCGTCCTGAACCGACGAATCTCTCCACCAGGGCGTACCGCCTGCTGCGTCCGACGGCACTGGCCGGCGCGCTCGCCCTGGGCTGCGGCCTGGCATGGGCACAGGCCGGATACCAGAACAGCGGCCCCGTCGTCGGCGATGACGTCATGTACTCGATCGGCGGCGGCAGCGCAGTGTCCATGGGCCGCGCCGCCGGCATGCGTTCGATCGGGGTCGGCGTGGGGTGGAACAGCAACCTGATCTGCGGTGACATGAGCCTTCAGACCACCCTGCGCAATCAGCTCAATGGCATCACGAATGGTTTCCAGCAGATCATGGGTAACGTGATCCAGAGCGCCACGAGTGCCGTGGCATCCCTGCCGGCGCTGATCATCCAACGCGCCGATCCCGGTTTGTACAACTTGCTCACGAATGGCGTGCTGCAAGCGCGGCTGGATTTCGACCGTTCCAAGCTGACGTGCCGCGCCATGGCCGAGAAGATGGCCGAGATGGCGGGCGGCCAGCTTGGCTGGAGCCAGATGGCCGAAGGCATGGCGCTGCGCGATGCGGTGTCGAGCACGGACGCCGTGTCGGCCATCGAGCAGGCCGAGACGCGCCGGGGCAATGATGGCGTGCCCTGGGTGGGCGGCAGCAATGCCGGTGGCGCAGGCCAGCCGGCTATTCGGGTGGTCGGCGATGTCACTCGCGCGGGCTACAACCTGGTCAACGGCCGTGGCGTGACCGACACGTCATCCATCGCATCAGCCAGTTGCGTGAGCCTGTCGTGCCAGACCTGGACCTCGCCGCAGCAGGCGATCGAATGGGCCACACGGGTCCTCGGGGAGCAGGAGCAGCGCACCTGCGATGCCTGCACCAAGACCGAGACGGTGCCCGGCGTCGGACTGACGCCGCTGATCCAGGAAGAATACGAGGTGAAGCTGGAAACCTTGCAGGAGCTGATCTCGGGGACGCGCAACACGACCTTCGAGAACCTGCGCGAGGCCGGCAGCACGTCGCTGCCGATCACGCGCGGCGTGATCGAGGCACTGCGCGACGAGCCGGACCAGGACCTGCTCGCGCGACGCCTAGCGTCCGAGGTCGCGCTCTCGTCGGTGCTGGAGAAAGCATTGCTGCTCCAGCGGACCCTGCTGACGGGCAAGAAGGAACCCAACGTGGCGGCCAACCAGTTGGCGGTCGAGGCGGTGAACCACGAGAGCGACACGCTCGACCGCGAGATCCGCAACCTCAAGACCGAGCTGGAGCTGCGCCGCGAGCTGGCCAACAACTCGCCGATGGCCATCATCCAGCGCCACGGTACGCGCGCGGCGGGTTCGCGCGGCGTCTATGAGGGGGACCCGGTGCCCGACCGCCTCGACCAGTTGCAGAAGGGCAACCCGGGAGGCCGGCCATGA
- a CDS encoding conjugal transfer protein TraG N-terminal domain-containing protein — MTLFTTDYLEYYLTLVSWIVHNGIWAVLVSSGVFALPFVAIIVQEWLKARAEGADEGNKGVLSAARIENRVFVAIVVVMFAGIPFIDVDLNTIQYDSSRSAQCQVSVPQPTGTGWSQSFSTLNNQSAKLPVWWAFMHALSRAVTGASVAAIPCGTDLRQMRMEIDATRIDDPVLAQEVADFTHDCYGPARAKLFMQRPNLDEAQMHDVTWIGSRFFTDTAGYYDNYRSSTPRDDWPYDSDRDAGLAQVSSGGGYPTCRQWWADGSNGLRARLLGQVDPNLLTRVAGWAGFLSRAEVDDSVIRTIASPRQQKLNQGSVYTDYGGQIDKTLPNVITRAAGDVGMAVGGIAAFPAMDVVRQALPMVLALLKMALVICIPLVLVIGTYDLKTVVTVSVVQFALFFVDFWFQLARWIDSTILDALYGWGWGWNRPHNNFDPLVGLNNAFGDMLLNFVMGTMFIVMPTFWVMALAWAGVRAGNVLQGLAGATGDAKAAGGKGGGIALNAVSKK; from the coding sequence ATGACGCTTTTTACGACCGACTACCTGGAGTACTACCTCACCCTAGTCTCCTGGATCGTCCATAACGGAATCTGGGCCGTGCTGGTGTCCAGCGGGGTATTCGCGTTGCCTTTCGTGGCGATCATCGTGCAGGAATGGCTCAAGGCACGCGCGGAAGGCGCGGACGAGGGCAACAAGGGCGTGCTGTCGGCTGCGCGCATTGAGAACCGGGTGTTCGTCGCCATCGTGGTGGTGATGTTCGCTGGCATTCCGTTCATCGACGTGGACCTCAACACCATCCAGTACGACAGCTCGCGCTCGGCGCAGTGCCAGGTCAGCGTGCCGCAGCCTACCGGCACGGGCTGGTCGCAGTCCTTCTCGACGCTCAACAACCAGAGCGCCAAGCTGCCGGTGTGGTGGGCCTTCATGCACGCGCTCTCGCGTGCGGTCACGGGAGCTTCCGTGGCGGCGATCCCTTGCGGCACTGATTTGCGGCAGATGCGGATGGAGATCGACGCCACGCGCATCGACGACCCGGTTTTGGCTCAGGAGGTCGCGGATTTCACGCACGACTGCTACGGGCCGGCCCGCGCCAAGCTGTTCATGCAGCGCCCGAACCTCGATGAGGCGCAGATGCACGACGTGACCTGGATTGGCTCCCGCTTTTTCACGGACACGGCCGGCTACTACGACAACTATCGGTCGAGCACGCCACGCGATGACTGGCCTTACGACAGTGACCGTGATGCTGGGCTGGCCCAAGTGTCCAGCGGCGGTGGCTATCCGACCTGCAGGCAATGGTGGGCCGACGGCAGCAATGGCTTGCGCGCGCGGCTGTTGGGCCAAGTGGACCCAAATCTGCTCACGCGGGTGGCGGGCTGGGCCGGGTTTCTGAGCCGCGCCGAGGTGGACGACTCCGTGATCCGCACCATCGCTTCACCGAGACAGCAGAAACTGAACCAGGGGAGCGTCTATACGGACTACGGTGGCCAGATCGACAAGACCTTGCCGAACGTCATCACGCGCGCGGCCGGCGACGTAGGAATGGCAGTCGGGGGAATCGCAGCGTTCCCTGCCATGGACGTCGTTCGCCAGGCGCTGCCCATGGTGCTCGCCTTGCTCAAGATGGCGCTGGTCATCTGCATCCCGCTCGTGCTGGTCATTGGCACCTATGACCTGAAGACGGTCGTTACCGTCAGCGTCGTGCAATTCGCGCTGTTCTTCGTGGATTTTTGGTTCCAGCTCGCACGCTGGATCGACAGCACTATCCTCGACGCGCTCTATGGGTGGGGCTGGGGCTGGAACCGGCCGCACAACAACTTTGATCCACTGGTCGGGTTGAACAATGCGTTCGGCGACATGCTCCTGAACTTCGTCATGGGCACAATGTTCATCGTAATGCCCACCTTCTGGGTCATGGCCTTGGCTTGGGCAGGCGTTCGCGCCGGCAACGTCCTTCAAGGCCTCGCTGGAGCCACGGGAGATGCCAAGGCTGCAGGGGGTAAAGGAGGAGGTATTGCGCTCAACGCCGTGTCGAAAAAGTGA
- a CDS encoding DUF3742 family protein produces MSTTTRISTAERLGRSVGRGWRAYARSERRVSNWLVSKGVPVAGATALLWLVKLAVLGVLLYTTFWLALLLVFAIAAAWMARNADLDHELPEPEWRNGPAGFGLYTYDGFRVDPHVEDD; encoded by the coding sequence ATGAGCACGACAACACGCATCAGCACCGCAGAACGGCTTGGCCGCAGCGTCGGCCGCGGGTGGCGGGCCTATGCCCGCAGCGAACGGCGAGTGTCGAACTGGCTGGTTTCCAAGGGTGTGCCGGTGGCTGGTGCCACCGCGCTGCTGTGGTTGGTCAAGTTGGCCGTGCTCGGTGTGCTCCTGTACACCACTTTCTGGCTGGCTCTGCTGCTGGTGTTCGCAATAGCTGCCGCTTGGATGGCCCGCAATGCTGATCTGGATCACGAGTTACCCGAGCCGGAATGGAGAAACGGGCCTGCGGGATTTGGCCTGTACACCTATGACGGCTTTCGCGTTGATCCACATGTCGAGGATGATTAG
- a CDS encoding type II toxin-antitoxin system YhaV family toxin — protein sequence MQRHGWTLLFHDCVIEQLQKLHAAARRAQENDPNGFESNANVKLFRALSQLMLDVVPSDPARDEYRQGNTLGPAHRHWRRAKIGRRFRLFFRYDSKAKIIVYAWVNDEQTLRSSGSKSDPYAVFEKMLGRGNPPDDWNALVLASKQDWSKLK from the coding sequence ATGCAACGGCATGGCTGGACGCTGCTATTCCATGACTGCGTGATCGAGCAGTTGCAGAAGTTGCATGCAGCCGCCCGGCGCGCGCAGGAGAACGATCCGAATGGCTTCGAGTCCAACGCCAACGTCAAGCTCTTCCGGGCCTTGAGTCAGTTGATGCTGGATGTGGTGCCGAGTGATCCGGCGCGCGACGAATACCGCCAGGGCAATACCTTGGGGCCGGCCCACCGCCACTGGCGACGGGCCAAGATCGGAAGGCGGTTCCGGCTGTTCTTCCGGTACGACTCCAAGGCGAAGATCATCGTTTACGCCTGGGTCAACGATGAGCAGACATTGCGGTCGTCGGGCAGCAAGTCAGACCCCTACGCCGTTTTTGAGAAGATGTTGGGGCGGGGAAATCCGCCGGACGACTGGAACGCATTGGTACTGGCAAGCAAGCAGGATTGGAGCAAACTGAAGTAG
- a CDS encoding type II toxin-antitoxin system PrlF family antitoxin — protein MPVIHEVATLTSKGQITLPKPIRQALGVDAGGKVAFDLRDGEVVVTRADAEHEDPAIGAFLSLLARDIEAGRNVQGLPEDLARAMLKHAGHGVKLDEEIDGEVAL, from the coding sequence ATGCCTGTCATTCATGAAGTTGCCACACTGACCTCCAAGGGCCAGATCACTCTGCCCAAGCCCATCCGGCAAGCGCTCGGTGTCGATGCCGGCGGCAAAGTCGCATTTGACCTGCGTGACGGCGAAGTCGTCGTGACCCGTGCCGACGCCGAGCACGAGGACCCCGCCATCGGTGCGTTTCTGAGCCTGCTGGCCCGCGACATCGAGGCTGGCCGGAACGTCCAAGGCCTGCCCGAGGATCTGGCTCGCGCCATGCTGAAGCACGCGGGGCACGGCGTGAAGCTGGACGAGGAAATCGACGGGGAAGTGGCGCTCTGA